The following are from one region of the Melioribacteraceae bacterium 4301-Me genome:
- a CDS encoding four helix bundle protein produces MKENELQTRLFDFTVRVLKFLPTLPKTPEFNVIRYQLAKCSTSAGANYEESQAGSSKADFNNKVRISLKEMRESNYWLRIISAIINEKNHDEELAYLCGESNELKKILGSIVFKTSK; encoded by the coding sequence ATGAAGGAAAACGAATTACAAACGAGGTTGTTTGATTTTACTGTTAGAGTATTAAAATTCCTGCCAACGTTACCGAAAACTCCAGAGTTTAATGTTATTAGGTATCAATTAGCAAAATGTTCTACTTCAGCCGGCGCTAATTATGAAGAAAGCCAAGCAGGCTCGTCAAAAGCCGATTTTAATAATAAAGTTAGAATTTCCTTAAAAGAAATGAGAGAATCTAATTACTGGCTGAGAATTATTAGCGCAATAATTAATGAGAAAAATCATGACGAAGAATTAGCTTATTTATGTGGTGAATCAAATGAGTTAAAGAAAATTCTTGGTTCTATTGTTTTCAAAACGAGTAAATAA
- a CDS encoding dihydrodipicolinate synthase family protein, whose protein sequence is MKKLHGIFPPITTPFENDELSLNKLKFNIEKWNKTGLAGYVIMGSNGESAFLTREEKLKLVEAVREFTPSDKIVIAGTGSDSIKETISLSNDAAKLGADFVLILTPSFYKSQMKHEAFIKYFSSIADACKVPVIIYNVPKFTGVDIDAFTVAKLSEHKNIIGIKNSSENIRQTIEFISNTDESFSVLVGTASVLFPGISAGAKGGIVALANIAPNQCVQIQKLIEEKKLNEAIELQKKLIPVNSAVTTKYGVPGLKAAMDMLGYFGGEPRAPLSQLNDADKKHLEQILINAQLLS, encoded by the coding sequence ATGAAAAAACTTCACGGGATATTCCCTCCGATAACTACTCCGTTTGAAAATGATGAACTTTCGCTAAACAAACTTAAGTTCAATATTGAAAAATGGAATAAAACCGGATTAGCTGGATATGTGATAATGGGCTCTAACGGCGAAAGTGCATTTTTAACAAGGGAAGAGAAACTTAAACTTGTTGAAGCAGTAAGAGAATTTACACCCAGTGATAAAATCGTTATTGCAGGTACAGGCTCTGATTCAATAAAGGAAACTATATCACTTTCAAACGATGCAGCAAAACTTGGAGCAGATTTTGTCCTAATACTTACTCCGTCTTTTTATAAGTCTCAAATGAAACATGAAGCGTTTATAAAATATTTTTCTTCTATTGCCGACGCTTGTAAAGTGCCGGTGATAATTTATAACGTGCCGAAATTTACCGGCGTAGATATTGACGCGTTTACCGTCGCAAAACTTTCAGAACACAAAAATATAATCGGAATAAAAAATAGCTCGGAAAATATACGACAGACAATTGAATTCATCTCGAATACTGATGAATCTTTTTCTGTTTTGGTTGGAACGGCATCTGTTCTTTTTCCTGGTATATCTGCAGGTGCAAAGGGAGGAATTGTTGCACTCGCAAATATTGCCCCCAACCAGTGTGTGCAGATTCAAAAATTGATTGAGGAAAAAAAATTAAATGAAGCTATCGAACTTCAAAAAAAACTGATTCCAGTTAATTCCGCTGTTACAACTAAATACGGTGTACCGGGATTAAAAGCGGCAATGGATATGTTAGGGTATTTTGGCGGTGAACCTCGCGCACCGCTGTCACAATTAAATGATGCAGATAAAAAACATCTCGAACAAATATTGATTAACGCGCAATTGTTAAGTTAG
- a CDS encoding proline dehydrogenase family protein, whose translation MSISRNILLKMSESTFLKKHVPNIWFVRKALKRFMPGETEEAAFIESKKLALLGIPTVYTRLGENIKNLDEADEVKNHYLQLIDKIKSQNLDIEISLKLTQLGFDISEEETYNNFKAIIGKANAILNNTVFGESTTSWIDIEGSLYTQRTIDFYKRIKFEFDNVGLCLQAYLYRTEKDLNELIDFRPIIRLVKGAYKEPENIAFPQKRAVDENYFKLSQRLMKEIKEKNIRSAFATHDEKLIGKIINEARTIHLPKDKLEFQMLYGIKPELQKELAKDGYKVRVLISYGASWYPWYMRRLAERPANVWFVLKNIF comes from the coding sequence ATGAGCATTTCAAGAAACATATTACTTAAAATGTCTGAAAGCACTTTTCTAAAAAAACACGTGCCAAATATTTGGTTCGTTCGCAAAGCCTTAAAAAGATTTATGCCAGGCGAGACTGAAGAAGCAGCTTTTATTGAGTCGAAAAAATTAGCTCTGCTCGGTATACCAACGGTATATACAAGATTAGGAGAAAATATAAAAAATCTTGATGAAGCTGATGAAGTAAAAAATCATTATTTGCAGCTGATTGACAAAATCAAATCACAAAATCTTGATATTGAAATTTCTCTTAAGCTAACTCAACTTGGCTTTGATATCTCAGAAGAAGAAACTTACAACAACTTCAAAGCTATAATAGGAAAAGCAAATGCAATCCTAAACAATACTGTTTTTGGGGAATCCACCACTTCGTGGATTGATATAGAAGGAAGTTTGTATACACAAAGAACCATCGACTTTTATAAAAGAATTAAATTTGAATTCGATAACGTTGGCTTATGTTTACAAGCCTACCTTTACAGAACAGAAAAAGACTTAAACGAACTAATCGATTTTCGCCCAATTATTCGTCTGGTGAAAGGAGCTTATAAAGAACCAGAAAATATTGCTTTCCCACAAAAAAGAGCTGTGGATGAAAATTATTTTAAGTTATCTCAAAGGCTTATGAAAGAAATTAAAGAGAAGAATATACGCTCAGCTTTTGCTACACATGATGAAAAGCTCATAGGAAAAATAATTAATGAAGCTAGAACAATTCATTTGCCAAAAGATAAACTTGAATTTCAAATGCTATACGGAATAAAACCGGAATTGCAAAAAGAACTTGCAAAAGATGGTTATAAAGTGAGGGTCCTAATTTCTTATGGAGCTTCATGGTACCCATGGTATATGAGGAGGCTTGCAGAACGCCCAGCAAATGTTTGGTTTGTTCTAAAAAATATTTTTTAA
- a CDS encoding peptide MFS transporter, translated as MFKKHPKGIIVLFFTEMWERFGFYTLMAILVLYMEKEFKWDDATKGNYYGWFLALVYFIPILGGWLGDKVLGNFNTVRIGAWVMSFGFAFLFLSSANAVTLFFIGLFLIAFGTGIFKVNIAVLVGNLYHDKLELKDAGFNIYYMGVNLGAAIAPLAATLLFNLFGNYNVSFAAAGLGLLICIIIFELGKKNLIVFDYRKQSSAAEIKNQNYREIPKEEFKQRIATLVILFLIVSFFWVGFYQNGFALTLFAERSTIISNILRPETYQFFNPFFILTLTPLMLAYFSKLNKAGKEPATPVKILIGMFIMGIAMAIMIPASLLGGNLDQNNMSPLWLISTYLVVTLAEILISPLGLSFVTKVAPPKIQGLMMGGWFGATALGSYGSGFLGKFYSDFQHHQYFLILTGILTVSVILLLIFMNKLKRFAG; from the coding sequence ATGTTCAAAAAACACCCAAAAGGAATTATAGTACTTTTTTTCACTGAAATGTGGGAGCGTTTTGGCTTCTATACACTTATGGCAATTTTAGTGCTTTATATGGAAAAGGAATTTAAATGGGATGATGCTACAAAAGGTAATTATTATGGTTGGTTTCTTGCCCTTGTTTATTTTATCCCAATTTTAGGTGGATGGCTGGGTGATAAAGTCTTGGGTAATTTTAATACAGTACGAATTGGTGCATGGGTCATGTCATTTGGATTCGCATTTCTGTTCCTTTCCTCTGCTAATGCTGTAACTCTATTTTTTATTGGATTGTTTTTAATAGCTTTTGGAACTGGCATTTTTAAGGTTAACATTGCAGTTTTGGTAGGCAATTTATATCACGATAAATTAGAATTAAAAGATGCTGGATTCAATATATATTATATGGGTGTAAACCTTGGGGCGGCAATAGCTCCCTTAGCTGCAACGTTATTATTTAATCTATTTGGAAATTATAATGTATCGTTTGCTGCAGCAGGTTTAGGGTTGTTAATTTGTATTATCATTTTTGAACTTGGCAAAAAAAACTTAATTGTTTTTGATTACAGAAAACAATCTTCTGCTGCTGAGATAAAAAATCAGAACTATAGAGAAATTCCTAAAGAAGAGTTTAAACAAAGAATAGCTACGCTTGTTATTTTATTCCTGATTGTCAGCTTTTTTTGGGTTGGATTTTATCAGAATGGATTTGCTTTAACACTCTTCGCAGAAAGATCAACAATAATTTCTAATATATTACGTCCGGAGACATATCAATTTTTTAACCCATTTTTTATTCTAACACTTACGCCATTGATGTTGGCATATTTTTCTAAATTAAATAAAGCAGGTAAGGAACCAGCAACGCCAGTAAAAATTTTAATAGGAATGTTTATAATGGGAATTGCAATGGCAATTATGATACCTGCTTCGCTGCTTGGGGGTAATTTAGACCAAAACAATATGTCGCCTTTATGGTTAATTTCAACATATCTTGTTGTTACTCTCGCTGAAATTTTAATTTCTCCATTAGGCTTATCGTTTGTAACAAAAGTAGCACCGCCTAAAATTCAAGGATTAATGATGGGAGGCTGGTTTGGTGCAACAGCACTCGGTAGTTACGGCTCTGGTTTCCTTGGCAAGTTTTACAGCGATTTTCAACATCATCAATATTTTTTAATTTTGACAGGTATTTTAACTGTTTCTGTAATTCTGTTGTTAATATTTATGAATAAACTAAAACGATTTGCAGGATAA
- a CDS encoding proline racemase family protein has translation MSTTFRIRKIAEWMHPEDWTEIETIDVHTAGEPLRIILSGLPEIKGYTILEKRQYMKENLDDFRKALMWEPRGHADMYGCVITPPERKDSNFGALFLHNEGYSTMCGHGIIGLTKVVLETGMMEKNSPVTTIKIDTPAGQIISYAKIENDEISSIYFHNVPSFVLMKDELINVPEIGKVKFDVAFGGAFYVFVKAEEIGLKLVQENVDELIHKGMLIKKTVMNNFKIEHPFDNELSFLYGTIFYGKSYSNEADSRNVCIFADGEVDRSPTGTGVSARMALHYFDNEIKLNQPMIIESIIGTKFIGKAVAETKFGPYRAVIPEIEGNAFITGKSVFYIDPKDPLKHGFLVR, from the coding sequence ATGTCAACTACCTTTCGAATAAGAAAAATTGCTGAATGGATGCACCCTGAAGATTGGACTGAAATTGAAACTATTGATGTTCACACTGCAGGTGAACCACTTCGTATAATTTTAAGCGGATTACCAGAAATTAAAGGTTATACCATTCTGGAAAAACGCCAGTACATGAAGGAAAATTTAGATGATTTCAGAAAAGCATTAATGTGGGAGCCCAGAGGTCATGCCGATATGTACGGATGTGTTATTACTCCACCTGAAAGAAAAGATTCCAACTTTGGTGCTTTATTCCTCCATAATGAAGGGTACAGTACAATGTGTGGACATGGAATAATCGGCTTAACAAAAGTTGTTTTGGAAACTGGAATGATGGAAAAGAACTCGCCCGTTACTACTATTAAGATAGATACTCCTGCTGGACAAATTATTTCTTATGCAAAAATAGAAAATGATGAAATATCGTCTATCTACTTTCACAATGTTCCCTCTTTTGTTTTAATGAAAGATGAATTAATAAATGTGCCCGAAATAGGTAAAGTAAAGTTTGATGTAGCTTTTGGTGGTGCTTTTTATGTATTTGTAAAAGCTGAAGAAATTGGATTGAAGCTGGTACAAGAAAATGTAGATGAATTAATCCATAAAGGAATGCTTATAAAAAAAACAGTTATGAATAATTTTAAAATTGAACACCCTTTCGATAATGAATTGAGTTTTCTTTATGGAACAATCTTTTACGGTAAATCTTATTCAAATGAAGCTGATAGTAGAAACGTTTGCATCTTCGCAGATGGGGAAGTTGATAGAAGTCCAACCGGTACCGGCGTAAGTGCCCGCATGGCTTTGCATTATTTTGATAACGAAATAAAATTAAACCAGCCTATGATAATTGAAAGTATAATTGGTACTAAGTTTATTGGGAAAGCAGTTGCTGAAACGAAATTTGGTCCTTATAGAGCTGTAATACCAGAAATAGAAGGAAATGCTTTTATTACCGGCAAAAGCGTTTTTTATATCGATCCAAAAGATCCGTTAAAACACGGATTTTTAGTGAGATGA
- a CDS encoding aminopeptidase P family protein, translated as MFDKKIYIKRREQLKKKIKTGLILFPGNDEAPMNYADNTYKYRQDSTFLYYFGLDRAGLFAIIDADENKEIIFGDDFTVNDIVWMGKQPTIKQLAANVGVANISSLSQLESFIKKAISQGRKIHYVPQYRYDNMLKLENLLGINANAVNNYASIELIKAVADQRSIKSNEELKEIEKAIEISYVMQTTAMQLARNGMVEREIAGFIEGIALSMGNGLSFPTIFSKHGETLHNHSYNNILKNGDIVVNDSGVESFNHYSSDITRTFPVSGKFTQKQKEIYQIVLDAQLAAIKTAKPKITWRSVHLKSALVIAEGLKALGLMKGDMRTAVNEGAHALFYPHGLGHLLGLDVHDMENFGEQYTGYSTKILRSEQFGLKSLRYGKELMPGVVLTVEPGIYFIPELIHQWEAEKKFVKYINYNKVKNYIGFGGIRIEDDIVITSKGCRVLGVPIPKSIDGVEAMSSEKI; from the coding sequence ATGTTTGATAAAAAAATTTACATTAAACGAAGAGAGCAGCTAAAGAAGAAAATTAAAACCGGCTTAATTCTTTTCCCTGGCAACGATGAAGCACCGATGAATTACGCTGACAACACATACAAATACAGGCAGGATAGCACATTTCTTTATTACTTTGGTTTAGACCGAGCGGGACTTTTTGCAATAATTGATGCTGACGAAAACAAAGAAATAATTTTTGGGGACGATTTTACAGTTAACGATATTGTTTGGATGGGCAAACAACCAACTATAAAACAATTAGCAGCAAATGTAGGAGTTGCTAATATCTCTTCACTTTCCCAACTTGAATCGTTTATCAAAAAAGCAATTTCACAAGGAAGAAAAATTCATTATGTGCCTCAATACAGATATGACAATATGCTGAAACTTGAAAACCTTTTAGGAATAAATGCGAATGCGGTTAATAATTACGCCTCAATTGAACTAATTAAAGCAGTAGCTGATCAAAGAAGTATAAAATCTAATGAAGAATTAAAAGAAATCGAAAAAGCAATTGAAATTTCTTATGTGATGCAAACTACAGCTATGCAGCTTGCTCGTAATGGAATGGTTGAAAGAGAAATTGCGGGTTTTATTGAAGGCATAGCTCTTTCTATGGGAAATGGACTTTCGTTCCCAACTATTTTTTCTAAACATGGAGAAACTTTACATAATCATTCGTATAACAATATTTTAAAAAATGGTGATATTGTAGTAAACGATTCAGGTGTTGAATCTTTTAACCATTATTCAAGCGATATCACGAGGACCTTCCCTGTATCAGGTAAATTTACACAAAAGCAAAAAGAAATTTATCAAATAGTACTTGATGCACAATTAGCCGCAATTAAAACAGCTAAGCCAAAAATTACATGGCGGTCAGTTCATTTAAAATCAGCATTAGTAATTGCAGAAGGATTAAAAGCGCTCGGACTTATGAAAGGTGATATGAGAACAGCTGTAAACGAGGGTGCGCATGCTTTGTTTTACCCACATGGTTTAGGTCACTTGCTTGGTTTAGATGTTCATGATATGGAAAATTTTGGGGAACAATACACAGGTTATTCCACAAAAATTTTGAGGAGTGAACAGTTCGGATTGAAATCCCTTCGATACGGGAAAGAATTAATGCCGGGAGTTGTTTTAACTGTTGAACCAGGAATTTATTTCATACCAGAGTTAATCCATCAATGGGAAGCAGAAAAAAAGTTTGTTAAATACATTAACTACAATAAAGTTAAAAATTATATTGGCTTCGGCGGTATAAGAATTGAAGATGATATTGTAATAACTTCAAAAGGCTGCAGAGTATTAGGTGTTCCTATACCCAAGTCAATAGATGGAGTAGAAGCCATGTCCTCCGAAAAAATTTAA
- a CDS encoding sulfite exporter TauE/SafE family protein, which produces MEFIHILSLFVIGLIAAFINVNAGGGSALTLPALIFLGLDSATANGTNRIAVILQNLSAVASFKKEKYEQFNLSIKLSLFTLPGSVIGAITAVKIGDELFQKILGIIMIAVTITMLLPQSKNSITIDNADKKLTPSTIIYFLLIGFYGGFIQVGIGFLLMIVLHKAMKFSLIYVNMHKVFIALFLTIPAFIIFIINHNVNWYWGLILALGNATGGWWAAKISVKKGDRFIRVIIILAILIMALKLIGIIL; this is translated from the coding sequence GTGGAATTCATACACATTTTAAGTCTTTTTGTTATTGGATTAATTGCTGCATTTATTAATGTAAATGCAGGCGGCGGTTCAGCTCTTACATTGCCCGCATTAATATTCTTAGGATTAGATTCAGCAACTGCAAATGGAACTAATAGGATAGCGGTTATTTTACAAAACCTCTCAGCCGTTGCTTCATTTAAAAAAGAAAAGTACGAACAGTTCAATTTAAGCATAAAACTCTCTCTCTTTACTCTGCCAGGTTCAGTGATTGGAGCAATAACCGCAGTTAAAATTGGCGATGAATTATTCCAAAAAATTTTAGGAATAATAATGATTGCTGTAACAATCACAATGCTTTTACCTCAATCAAAAAATTCAATTACAATTGATAATGCCGACAAAAAGCTAACCCCCTCAACTATAATTTACTTTTTGCTGATTGGTTTTTATGGCGGATTTATTCAAGTAGGGATTGGTTTTCTCTTGATGATTGTGCTTCACAAAGCAATGAAATTTAGCCTTATTTATGTTAACATGCACAAAGTATTCATTGCACTTTTTTTAACAATACCAGCTTTTATAATCTTTATTATTAACCATAACGTTAATTGGTACTGGGGATTAATACTCGCCCTTGGAAATGCAACCGGTGGTTGGTGGGCAGCTAAAATATCAGTTAAAAAAGGTGATAGATTTATACGCGTAATTATAATTCTCGCAATATTAATAATGGCTCTAAAGTTAATAGGTATAATATTATAA
- a CDS encoding saccharopine dehydrogenase C-terminal domain-containing protein — MYKILVLGAGLIGGPIATDLSNEKNFEVTAADINQKLLNKLGTKIHKINIDLSIQHNVREIIKDKDIIVNALPGFIGYATFQTVIKSKKNVVDLAFYEEDPFTIDELAKQNNITALVDCGVSPGISNLLIGRAVSKISYIENIQIFVGGLPLNPDNRLKYKTVFSVTDLLEEYVRPVRLIENGKLKIKPPLSDIEQIEFAGAGLLEAFNSDGLRTLITTTKAKNMKEKTLRYPGHAEKILLLKDAGFLDKEEFMIKGVAVSPFEITAKVLSKSLALGKNDRDFTILRVIVEGKNNRAKIKLTYDLLDKFDEQTKTHSMARTTGFMASMCVRLIASGIFSKKGIFPPEILGKDEKASEFILSGLKQKGISIERNYEEFQI, encoded by the coding sequence ATGTATAAAATACTCGTACTTGGAGCTGGATTAATAGGCGGACCAATTGCAACAGATCTTTCAAATGAAAAAAACTTTGAAGTCACCGCCGCCGATATTAATCAAAAATTGCTAAACAAACTCGGCACAAAAATTCATAAAATAAATATTGATTTATCAATTCAACACAACGTAAGAGAAATTATAAAGGATAAAGATATAATTGTAAATGCTCTGCCAGGTTTTATCGGCTACGCTACCTTCCAAACAGTTATTAAATCAAAGAAAAATGTTGTTGATTTAGCCTTTTATGAAGAAGACCCCTTTACCATTGATGAATTAGCAAAACAAAATAATATTACCGCTTTAGTTGACTGTGGTGTATCGCCAGGAATAAGCAATTTGTTAATTGGCAGAGCAGTTTCAAAAATTTCTTACATAGAAAATATTCAAATATTTGTAGGCGGCTTACCACTTAACCCAGATAATAGATTAAAGTACAAAACAGTTTTTTCTGTAACAGACTTATTAGAAGAATACGTTCGTCCTGTAAGATTAATTGAAAACGGCAAACTTAAAATTAAGCCGCCTCTCAGTGATATAGAACAAATAGAATTTGCTGGTGCAGGCTTGTTAGAAGCTTTCAACAGCGATGGCTTAAGGACATTGATAACCACTACAAAAGCAAAAAATATGAAAGAGAAAACTCTCCGTTACCCAGGTCACGCAGAAAAAATATTACTCTTAAAAGATGCGGGATTTTTAGACAAAGAAGAATTTATGATTAAAGGAGTTGCTGTTTCCCCATTCGAAATTACTGCAAAAGTTCTATCCAAGTCTTTAGCACTTGGCAAGAATGATAGAGATTTTACCATTTTAAGAGTAATTGTAGAAGGAAAGAATAACAGGGCAAAAATAAAACTCACGTACGATTTGTTAGACAAATTTGATGAACAAACAAAAACTCATTCAATGGCAAGAACAACAGGATTTATGGCTTCAATGTGTGTTAGATTAATTGCTTCTGGAATTTTCTCCAAAAAAGGAATTTTTCCACCCGAAATATTAGGCAAGGATGAAAAAGCAAGTGAATTTATATTATCTGGATTAAAACAAAAAGGTATTTCAATTGAAAGAAATTACGAAGAATTCCAGATATAA
- a CDS encoding uracil-DNA glycosylase family protein: MKEITKNSRYKLNKEKTFASLAINFFVNLNSPKKLPHSTEVMNPYRTREVQKIICNFFYKFYNDTNNRIFILGINPGRFGGGITGIPFTDPIRLEENCGIKNPFPKKLELSSRFIYKVIEKFGGPELFYSKFYISALYPLALIKDGVNYNYYDNKELYFALKDEIKYFLKKQFQFGAKNDFVISLGKKNTKFLKEINDELLLFKEIITLEHPRYIMQYRQKFIGKYISKYLECLNSF; this comes from the coding sequence TTGAAAGAAATTACGAAGAATTCCAGATATAAGTTAAATAAAGAAAAAACCTTTGCCAGTCTTGCTATAAATTTTTTTGTAAATCTAAATAGCCCCAAAAAACTTCCACATTCTACCGAAGTTATGAATCCATACAGAACTAGAGAAGTACAAAAAATCATCTGCAATTTTTTTTATAAATTTTACAACGATACTAACAACAGAATTTTTATCTTAGGAATAAATCCTGGCAGATTTGGCGGGGGAATAACAGGAATCCCATTTACTGACCCAATTAGGCTTGAAGAAAACTGTGGCATAAAAAATCCCTTTCCTAAAAAGCTCGAACTTTCAAGTAGATTTATTTACAAAGTTATTGAAAAATTCGGTGGACCAGAATTGTTTTATTCTAAATTTTACATCTCAGCATTATATCCATTAGCTTTAATAAAAGATGGGGTAAATTATAATTACTATGATAACAAGGAACTATACTTTGCATTAAAAGATGAAATTAAATATTTTCTTAAAAAACAATTCCAGTTCGGCGCAAAAAACGATTTTGTGATTAGTCTTGGTAAGAAAAACACAAAATTCCTAAAAGAAATTAATGATGAGCTTTTACTTTTCAAAGAAATTATTACCTTAGAACATCCTCGTTACATAATGCAATATAGGCAAAAATTTATCGGCAAATACATTTCTAAATATTTAGAATGCCTCAATAGTTTTTAA
- the ruvA gene encoding Holliday junction branch migration protein RuvA gives MIGYLSGKIVSKKPTKIILDVNGVGYLVNISISTFQKLAEKQEASLYTFLALKENSLELYGFYTLDEKEMFEMLISVSGIGPKIAQSILSGIEIEELQEALRMNNLARLTAIPGIGKKTAERLLVELRDKVESFAEKTDFISKGSSNLKIDAVNALINLGYNLKIAERAVRAVLDKNPSIAIEDLIKEALASMSR, from the coding sequence ATGATTGGATATCTAAGCGGAAAGATAGTTTCAAAAAAACCAACAAAAATTATTTTAGATGTAAATGGTGTTGGTTACCTTGTTAATATTTCTATTTCTACTTTTCAGAAATTAGCTGAAAAGCAAGAAGCTTCACTTTATACTTTTCTTGCATTAAAAGAAAATTCACTGGAACTTTATGGCTTCTATACATTAGATGAAAAAGAAATGTTTGAAATGCTTATCTCTGTGAGCGGTATCGGTCCTAAAATTGCACAAAGTATTTTATCCGGAATAGAAATAGAAGAACTGCAAGAGGCATTGAGGATGAATAATTTAGCTCGTTTGACAGCTATACCAGGTATCGGTAAAAAGACGGCAGAACGTTTATTAGTAGAATTGCGCGATAAAGTTGAATCGTTTGCTGAAAAAACTGATTTTATTTCGAAAGGAAGTTCTAACTTAAAAATCGATGCTGTTAATGCGTTGATTAATTTGGGCTACAATTTGAAAATTGCCGAACGAGCAGTTAGAGCAGTTTTAGATAAAAATCCATCCATAGCTATAGAAGATTTAATTAAAGAAGCATTAGCAAGTATGAGCAGATAG
- the ruvC gene encoding crossover junction endodeoxyribonuclease RuvC has translation MRILGVDPGTIFTGYGIIDFKNNETIQIAAGFIKLPNTKEMAPRLKMIYDELDKLIKFYKPDEFALETAFYGKNVQSALKIGYARGVSLLAAINNNIPLKEYSPREVKKSVVGNGAASKEQVQFMIKKLLGLKKKKMKYDESDALAVAVCHAFKMSSNFRRSKNWKEFIAENPDKILSGL, from the coding sequence ATGAGAATTTTAGGAGTAGATCCCGGTACAATTTTTACTGGATATGGTATAATTGATTTTAAAAATAACGAAACTATACAAATTGCTGCTGGATTTATTAAACTGCCTAACACAAAAGAAATGGCTCCACGACTTAAAATGATATACGATGAATTAGATAAGCTAATAAAATTTTATAAGCCTGATGAATTTGCGTTAGAAACAGCATTCTACGGAAAAAATGTTCAATCTGCTTTAAAAATTGGCTACGCAAGAGGTGTTTCGTTGTTAGCAGCAATTAATAATAATATCCCATTAAAAGAATACTCTCCAAGAGAAGTTAAAAAATCAGTAGTTGGAAATGGAGCCGCTTCAAAAGAACAAGTTCAATTTATGATAAAAAAATTGCTCGGCTTAAAAAAAAAGAAGATGAAATATGATGAAAGTGATGCGCTTGCTGTTGCAGTTTGTCATGCTTTTAAAATGAGTTCAAACTTTCGAAGAAGTAAAAATTGGAAAGAGTTTATAGCTGAAAATCCCGATAAAATTTTAAGCGGCTTGTAA
- a CDS encoding YebC/PmpR family DNA-binding transcriptional regulator, with product MSGHSKWATIRRKKAVIDSKRGKLFTKLIKEITIAAKQGGGDIDGNPRLRLAVDNAKAANMPAENIERAIKKATGELEGAVYYEVLYEGYGPGGVAILVEAATDNKNRTVAEIRHAFSKNGGSLGEANSVAWMFERKGIITVKRNSMTEDQMMELIIDSPVEDLQTEDEFFEVTTSVENFESVRKALAEKKLEIENASIQWIAKNTINVSGETAEKLEKLIEALEDNDDVQNVYTAADFS from the coding sequence ATGTCGGGTCACTCAAAATGGGCGACTATAAGAAGAAAAAAAGCAGTTATTGATTCCAAAAGGGGAAAGCTGTTTACTAAACTAATTAAAGAGATTACCATAGCAGCTAAACAAGGTGGCGGTGATATTGATGGCAATCCTAGACTTCGACTTGCGGTCGATAACGCTAAAGCTGCTAACATGCCTGCAGAAAATATTGAGCGTGCAATTAAAAAAGCTACTGGTGAACTTGAAGGCGCAGTTTACTATGAAGTACTTTATGAAGGCTATGGCCCGGGCGGTGTAGCTATTCTTGTAGAAGCCGCAACCGATAATAAAAATAGAACAGTGGCTGAAATTAGACATGCTTTTAGTAAAAATGGCGGCTCTTTAGGCGAGGCTAATTCTGTAGCTTGGATGTTCGAAAGAAAAGGTATAATTACCGTAAAACGCAACTCGATGACAGAAGACCAAATGATGGAGTTAATAATAGACTCACCAGTAGAAGATCTTCAGACTGAAGATGAGTTCTTTGAAGTTACAACTTCTGTGGAAAATTTTGAAAGTGTCCGTAAAGCTTTGGCAGAAAAAAAATTAGAAATTGAAAATGCTTCAATACAGTGGATTGCAAAAAATACAATTAATGTATCGGGTGAAACTGCAGAGAAATTGGAAAAGCTAATTGAAGCATTAGAAGACAACGATGATGTACAAAATGTTTATACAGCGGCAGATTTTTCATAA